The Proteiniborus sp. DW1 sequence TTATGGTATGAAGCCATTAGGAGGAGGACATTTAATAAAGGATGTAGAAGGGGCAGTAGAATTTGTTAGAAGCGTGCCTTATTTGCATTCATTTGCCATGGGAATGCAAAGTAAAGACGAAGTAGATGCAAATATAAATCTAATAAATAATAATTACATTCCAGATGATATAAAGCAGAGAATTAATAAAAAAGAGAGAAGGCTACAAGTCGCTGACTGGTGTATAGGATGTGGCTCTTGTGTAAAAACTTGTAAGAACAACGGAATACACTTAATTAATAATAAGGCAGTACCTGATATGGAAAAATGCGTACTTTGTGGCTATTGTGCAAGAAAATGTCCAGAGTTTTGTATAAAGGTTATATAAATGGAGGAATTTATGAGAAGGATAATGGGGTTAGATGTGGGGGATAGAACTATTGGAGTAGCGGTAAGCGATCCTCTAGGTATTACTGCCCAAGGAATTACTACTATTAGAAGAAAGGGAATTAAAAGCGATTTTAGTGAATTAGAGGCATTGATTGAACAATATAATGTTTGTAAGGTAGTTATTGGATTACCTAAGAACATGAACAATACTATTGGAGCTCAGGGAGAAAAGGTATTGCAATTTGTAGAAAAGTTCAAGAATAATTTTAGTCTTGAAGTAGTATTACAGGACGAAAGACTAACTACAGTGTCTGCTGAGAGGATGCTTATTGATGCTGATGTAAGTAGAAAAAAAAGAAAGGATGTAATTGATAAAGTAGCAGCGACCTACATTTTAAACTCTTATCTTGATAAAAATAAAAAAGGAGATTGATTATATGTCAAACGATGAAAATATTATTTCACTAATAGATGAAAATGGTAAGGAGCATAAATTTGAAGTGATGGCAACCTTTGATATAGAGGAAAATGAATATGCTGTATTGTTTCCTTTAGCCAAAGAAGAGGAAGATGAAGGAGCATATATTTTAAGAATTGAATATGATGAGAATGGAGAATTGTTATTGGTAAATATAGAAGATGAAGAGGAATTAGAGAACGCAATAGCTGTTTATGAAGCTATTGCTGACGAAATACTATAGCAATTTTTATAGAACATCTAAATCAATAGGCAAAATTTACTTACATATTTGTTGACTTTTACTTGTTATAATAATAGACTATAAATTAGAAAGCAAATAAGCAGGTGGAGCGATGGAAAATTTTTTTGATGATTTGAAAATTAGACTTAAAGAAAAGGGATATAAGCTGACAACACAGAGAAGAGTTATACTAGATGTAATCTTAGATAATCAAGGTAAACATTTAAGTCCTGAAGAAATATATGATAGCGTAAGAGATAGGTATCCAGAAATTGGGCTTGCTACTGTTTATAGAACGTTGCAGCTATTTGAACAATTAAATATTATTTACAAACTTAACTTTAATGATGGGTGTAGCAGATATGAGCTAAGTTCTTCTTCTAATGATCACCAGCATCATCACCTTATTTGTTTGAGTTGTGGTAAGGTTTTAGAGGTAGAATTGGACTTACTAGAGAATCTTGAATCGGAAATCGAAAAACAGAAAAAATTTAGAGTAATTGATCATAATGTAAAGTTTTTTGGTTATTGTGAAGATTGTAAGTAGTTAATCCCAGTTTGGGATTTATTTTTTTAGCAAAGATTAGGGAGATATAAATAAAGAAAAAATACCATGAAATAAGCTCGTTTGTATGTAATCTATGTTTGAAATTTTTAACGCTTTTATGGGTAGAATAGTATTTAGAAGTAAAAAGAGATGCATGAAGTGGTATTTAATTTTGGGATAGAATTATAGGGCGTGAGCATTTATATATTTATATGTAACATAAAAGGAGAGTGAAAAGGTGACAAGAAAACTGTCAAAATTAAAAATAATTCCTTTAGGAGGACTGAATGAAGTAGGAAAAAACATTACCGTAATCGAGTATGAGGACGATATTATTATTATTGATTGTGGAATGATTTTCCCAGAAGATGAAATGCTGGGAATAGATGTAGTTATACCTGACATAACATATCTTTTAAAAAACAAAGAAAAAATTAAAGGTATAGTATTGACGCATGGACATGAGGACCATGTTGGTGCATTACCATATGTATTAAAAAAGATTAATATACCTATATTTGGGGCTAAACTTACTCTTGGACTTGTTGAGAATAAATTGAAAGAACATAATATTAATAACGCTGTATTAAATATAGTCAATCCATCACAAAGCATAAAGCTTGGACAATTTGAAATTGATTTCATTAGAACAACTCATAGTATACCAGACTCTTTAGCCTTAGCTATTCATACACCAGTTGGAACTATAGTTCATACGGGAGACTTTAAAGTAGATTACACCCCAATAAATGGAGAAGCCATGGATTTTCATAAATTCGCTGAACTAGGGAAAAAAGGTGTTTTGGTGCTTTTAGCTGATAGTACGAATGTAGAGAGACCAGGATATACGATGTCAGAAAAAACAGTTGGGGATACATTTAATGATATATTTTTAACTGCTAAGCAAAGAATCATCGTTGCCACTTTTGCTTCTAATATTCATAGAGTACAACAGATAATTAATGCAGCAGTTCTCTTTGATAGAAAAGTTGTTGTATCAGGAAGAAGCATGGTAAATGTAGTGAAGGTAGCTACAGAATTAGGCTATTTAGAAGTTCCTGAAGGTACCCTAATCGATATAAATGACATGAACAGATTCCCAAGCAATAAAATAGTAGTTATAACTACGGGCAGCCAGGGAGAGCCTATGTCGGCATTAGCGAGAATTGCATCATCAGAACATAAGAAGATGGACTTAATGCCAGGAGATTTAGTTATAATATCAGCTAGTCCAATTCCAGGAAATGAAAAGACAGTATCTAAGGTTATAAATCAATTGTTTAAAAAAGGGGCACATGTAATTTACGAAGCTTTAGCCGATGTGCACGTGTCAGGTCATGCTTGTCAGGAGGAATTAAAACTAATTCATACAATACTAAAACCTAAGTTCTTTATTCCTGTTCATGGCGAGTATAGACATTTAAAGCAGCATGCCGAGCTAGCTCAAGAACTTGGGATGCAAAAAGAGAATATTTTTATAGCTGAAAATGGATCAGTAGTTGAATTTACGAAGGATAGTGGAACTATAAGTGGGACTGTACCTGCAGGTAACATTCTAGTTGATGGACTAGGAGTTGGGGATGTAGGAAATATAGTGCTTAGAGATAGAAAGCACCTCTCTGAGGATGGCCTTATAGTAGTAGTAGTTACTATAAGCAAGCAAGAAGGATATGTAATTTCAGGACCAGATATAGTATCAAGAGGTTTCGTATATGTTAGAGAATCAGAGGATCTAATGGAGGAGGCCAGAACAGTTGTAAGAGATGTGTTGGCTGAATGTGAAAAAAATAAAATTACCGATTGGGCTACATTAAAATCTAGTATTAAGGATGCATTGAGGAATTTCTTATATGAAAAGATTAAGAGAAATCCAATGATTCTCCCAATTATTATGGAGGTATAAAGGTCGTAGTTTTTACTACGACTTCTCTTTGTGAATTAGAGGATGTTCATAAAAGAAAATTCTACAAGATGATTTTTTAAGAGCATCTATTGGTGGTAAATTCTTGAATAAAAGTATATGTTCAATATAATTATTGGAGGGAAGTATGAAAAGTACTAAGCATTTATCAAAGGCAGGAATGATAGCTGCATTATATGTTATTTTAGTAATCATTGAGATACCTTTAGGTCAACTTGCTTATGGACCTATTCAAGTGAGATTTGCAGAAGCACTAGTATTGTTACCTTTAGTAGAAGTAGCAGCTATACCGGGAGTTTTTGTAGGTTGTATAATATCAAATTTAATACTAACCTTTACTTCAGGATTTGGTCTTATAGATGTTATTGGAGGAAGTCTAGTAACATTGGTTTCAGCTTATTTAACTAGCAAGATGCCAAATAAAATTTTAGGGATTCTACCTCCGGTTATATTAAATGCTCTAATAGTTTCCTTATGGGTATCTTCTTTCTTTCCAGAAATGAGTTATTGGGTTGTGGCAGCAGGTATAGGATTAGGTGAATTGGTGGCTGTAGGTTTATTTGGTAATGTAGTATTATATGCATATAGTAGAATGAAGAAGAGTGGATACGACAAGTTCTAGTGAAATGAGAAAGGATATATAATAAACCAATTTAAGAGATTATATTTTTGGTTTAACGTAATTAAATTATGCAAACCAAAGTAACAATGTCTTTTATTGCTGAACTTTGTTTGTAGTCCTTGTATTTATGATAGTAAATATTGTATAATTTAAGAAACAATAAGCTAAAGGGGGAGCGTTATGACCCAAACCATTGAAAATAATAAAAAAAGAAGGAAAAAACCTATTTTACTGTATTTTTTTATTATTATGCTTATCATTGTTTTAGTAGGCATATATGGTGTTAAAAAGTATGTGGACAACCAATTAAAGCCAATAGCAATAGATAATATTAAGGAAGTACAAGTCACAATTCCTAAAGGTTCATCGTCAAGTAAGATTGCTAAAATTCTAAAGGATAATAATCTTATTAGAAATGAATTGGTATTTAGATTGTTTGCTAAGTATGAAAAAATGGATAATAAATTTAAAGCAGGAAAATATGTCTTTAACACTGGAATGACTCAAGAGGAAATTATGGGTAAGTTAGTAGAAGGTGGAATTTCAAAGGATGCTATTACCTTTACTATTCCAGAGGGTTTCGAATTGAAGCAAATAGCAGAGAGATTACATGAGATGAACTTAGCTGATAAAGATACTTTCCTTGAGTTAGCTTCAAAGGTGTCAAATTTTTCTTCAGAGTATGAATTTTTAAAGGAAGTACCAGAAGAATTATCTTTAGAAGGTTATTTGTATCCAGATACCTATGAGGTCTATGTTGATGCAAGTGAGAAAGATATAATTAGAAAAATGTTAAATAGATTTGATAATCTATATACTGATGAAATAAAAGCTAAAGCAAAGGAATTAAATTTAGACTTAAATCAAGTCATAACTCTAGCATCAATTATTGAAAGAGAAGGTAGAGCAGAAAGCGAAAGAGAAATAATATCTGCTGTTTTTCATAACAGAATAAAGGCTGGTATGATGCTACAATCATGTGCAACAGTACAGTATATTCTAGGTGAAAGAAAACCTGTTTTATCAACTGAGGATACATTAATTGACTCACCTTATAATACCTATATTAATACTGGCTTGCCACCCGGACCTATTGCTTCACCTGGAATAAAGTCTATAGAAGCGGCAGTTAATCCTGCTGATGTAAATTATATGTATTTTGTTTTTAATGAGGATGAGGAAGGGACCCATACTTTTAGTGTAACATATGAGGAGCATAAAAAAGCCAAAAATAGAATCCGAAAAAAGTAGCTATTTTTGATTTGCATAAGAGCAATCTAGGCATTTTGATAATATTTAATTAGTATCACATTATACTTTGTTGGACAGAATATTTTTAAGTAAAGCAAATACGTGGTGACTTTACCACGTATTATTTATGACCTAACTCGATTGGTTTGAGTGTTTTTAAATGAATCGTAGAAAGGTTAAATGCAATGAAAACCAAATTTGCACTACATTATTAGGAAGTGAACAAATTTGTGTTTTAAAGTTGCAGTAAAAATGACTTTTACAGTAAGGAGAGAGTTCTTTGAGTAATATAAATGAAAGTAGTGTAGAGGAATATATAAGGAGCCTAGTTCCGAGGAGAGAAAGCTTCTTAATGGAATTAGAAATGTACGCAAAGCTTAATCATGTTCCAATAATCCACCCTGAAGTTGCTCAATTAATTAGAGTTTTACTCAATATTGCAAAGCCAAAGAGAATTTTAGAAATCGGTACTGCAATAGGGTACTCCGCACTGATAATGGCTAGTGTTATAGAGAGAGATGGTAGAATCATATCTATAGAAAAAAGAGAAGATATGATAAATATGGCTGAAAAAAATATACATGACAGTGGATATTCTGATATGATAAAAATAATTAAGGGTGAGGCTGAGGAAGTATTACCAAATATTAATGATGAATTTGATTTTATATTTATAGATGCAGCAAAGGGACAATACATGGAGTTCTTTCCTCATTGTATAAGAAATTTAGCTGAAGGTGGCATTATTCTTTCAGATAATGTTTTATATAAAGGTATGGTTGCTAGTGATGATTTAGTATTGAGAAGAAAGAAGACTATTGTTAAGAGAATGAGAAGTTATCTAGATTATATAACTAGTAATAAGGACCTAGAATCTAGTGTAATACCAATTGGAGATGGAGTTGCTATTACTTACAAAAAGGAGGTAGAAAAAAATGAATAGACCTGAACTTTTAGCTCCTGCAGGAGACCTAGAAAAGCTTAAGATGGCCATAATTTACGGTGCAGATGCTGTTTTTTTAGGTGGAGAAGCATTTGGTCTTAGGGCTTCTTCAAAGAATTTTTCAATTGATCAAATTAAAGAGGGCTTAGAGTTTGCTCATAATAGGGGAAGAAAAGTATATGTGACTTTAAATATTATTCCACATAATGAGGATATGGAAGGCCTACCTGAATATGTAAAGACTTTAAATGACATAGGAGTAGATGCTGTAATTGTATCTGATCCAGGTGTAGTTACAGTAGTAAAAGAAAATGCCCCAAATATGGAGATTCACCTTAGTACTCAGGCTAACACTACTAATTATTTATCAGCAAATTTCTGGTACAAAGTAGGTGTAAAAAGGATAGTATTGGCTAGAGAATTGTCTATGGATGAAATCAAGGAGATTATTTCTAAAACTCCACCTGAGCTAGAAATTGAAACATTTATTCATGGTGCAATGTGTATTTCATATTCAGGAAGATGCCTCTTGAGTAATTATATGGCTAGTAGAGATGCTAATAGAGGTGAGTGTGCTCAATCATGTAGGTGGAAATATAATTTAGTAGAGGAAAAAAGACCTAGTGAATACTATCCAATATATGAGGATGAACAAGGAACCTTTATTATGAACTCTAAAGATCTATGCATGATAGAACATATCCCTGAGCTTATAGATTCAGGAATAACTAGCTTTAAAATAGAGGGTAGAATGAAAAGTCCATATTATGTTGCCACAGTAGTAAGGGCATATAGAATGGCAATAGATGAATATCTAGCTGACCCGTCAAATTATCAATTTAATCCAAAATGGTTAGAGGAAGTTAAGAAGGCAAGCCATAGAGATCATACAACTGGTTTTTATTTCGGGAAACCTTCAGGAAATGAGCAGCTATATACTAGCAGCTCATATATAAGAACATATGATTTTCTAGGGGTTGTGCTTGGTTATAATAGCGATACAGGTATAGCAACAGTAGAACAAAGAAACAGAATCTTTGTTGGTGATAATATTGAGGTTTTTGGACCGTACAAAGAGCATTTTAATCAAATAATTGAAAAAATGTGGGACAAAGATGATAAAGAGATTAGTGTAGCACCTCACGCACAGCAGATTATAAAAGTTAAAATGGATAAACCTGTAGAAGCTTGGGACATTATAAGAAAACCTAGAGAGGAATGATAGTTTTGAATAGACCTATATTAATTGGTATTACTGGAGGTACTGGCTCAGGAAAAAGTACTGTTGCAATGGAAATCTTCAGTTCGCTGCCAGAAAAGAACATAGTCATTATTGAGCAAGATTCATACTATAAGGATCAGAGCCATCTATCCTTTGAGGAAAGAGTTAAAACTAATTATGATCATCCATTTGCTTTTGACAATGACCTTCTTATAGAACATCTAAAGACTTTAATGGATGGAGAGCCAATAAATAAACCTATCTATAACTTTGAAGAGCACACTAGAAGAAAAGAAACTATAACAGTTTATCCTAAGGATATAATAATTCTAGAAGGAATTCTGATACTTGATGATATTAGAATTA is a genomic window containing:
- the ruvX gene encoding Holliday junction resolvase RuvX; the encoded protein is MRRIMGLDVGDRTIGVAVSDPLGITAQGITTIRRKGIKSDFSELEALIEQYNVCKVVIGLPKNMNNTIGAQGEKVLQFVEKFKNNFSLEVVLQDERLTTVSAERMLIDADVSRKKRKDVIDKVAATYILNSYLDKNKKGD
- a CDS encoding ribonuclease J; the encoded protein is MTRKLSKLKIIPLGGLNEVGKNITVIEYEDDIIIIDCGMIFPEDEMLGIDVVIPDITYLLKNKEKIKGIVLTHGHEDHVGALPYVLKKINIPIFGAKLTLGLVENKLKEHNINNAVLNIVNPSQSIKLGQFEIDFIRTTHSIPDSLALAIHTPVGTIVHTGDFKVDYTPINGEAMDFHKFAELGKKGVLVLLADSTNVERPGYTMSEKTVGDTFNDIFLTAKQRIIVATFASNIHRVQQIINAAVLFDRKVVVSGRSMVNVVKVATELGYLEVPEGTLIDINDMNRFPSNKIVVITTGSQGEPMSALARIASSEHKKMDLMPGDLVIISASPIPGNEKTVSKVINQLFKKGAHVIYEALADVHVSGHACQEELKLIHTILKPKFFIPVHGEYRHLKQHAELAQELGMQKENIFIAENGSVVEFTKDSGTISGTVPAGNILVDGLGVGDVGNIVLRDRKHLSEDGLIVVVVTISKQEGYVISGPDIVSRGFVYVRESEDLMEEARTVVRDVLAECEKNKITDWATLKSSIKDALRNFLYEKIKRNPMILPIIMEV
- a CDS encoding U32 family peptidase, giving the protein MNRPELLAPAGDLEKLKMAIIYGADAVFLGGEAFGLRASSKNFSIDQIKEGLEFAHNRGRKVYVTLNIIPHNEDMEGLPEYVKTLNDIGVDAVIVSDPGVVTVVKENAPNMEIHLSTQANTTNYLSANFWYKVGVKRIVLARELSMDEIKEIISKTPPELEIETFIHGAMCISYSGRCLLSNYMASRDANRGECAQSCRWKYNLVEEKRPSEYYPIYEDEQGTFIMNSKDLCMIEHIPELIDSGITSFKIEGRMKSPYYVATVVRAYRMAIDEYLADPSNYQFNPKWLEEVKKASHRDHTTGFYFGKPSGNEQLYTSSSYIRTYDFLGVVLGYNSDTGIATVEQRNRIFVGDNIEVFGPYKEHFNQIIEKMWDKDDKEISVAPHAQQIIKVKMDKPVEAWDIIRKPREE
- a CDS encoding O-methyltransferase; this encodes MSNINESSVEEYIRSLVPRRESFLMELEMYAKLNHVPIIHPEVAQLIRVLLNIAKPKRILEIGTAIGYSALIMASVIERDGRIISIEKREDMINMAEKNIHDSGYSDMIKIIKGEAEEVLPNINDEFDFIFIDAAKGQYMEFFPHCIRNLAEGGIILSDNVLYKGMVASDDLVLRRKKTIVKRMRSYLDYITSNKDLESSVIPIGDGVAITYKKEVEKNE
- a CDS encoding DUF1292 domain-containing protein: MSNDENIISLIDENGKEHKFEVMATFDIEENEYAVLFPLAKEEEDEGAYILRIEYDENGELLLVNIEDEEELENAIAVYEAIADEIL
- the udk gene encoding uridine kinase, which encodes MNRPILIGITGGTGSGKSTVAMEIFSSLPEKNIVIIEQDSYYKDQSHLSFEERVKTNYDHPFAFDNDLLIEHLKTLMDGEPINKPIYNFEEHTRRKETITVYPKDIIILEGILILDDIRIRELLDIKIFVDTDSDVRIIRRITRDIKERGRTLDSVIEQYMTTVRPAHMQFIEPSKRYADIIIPEGGYNKVAIDLMVTKVKSIISK
- a CDS encoding Fur family transcriptional regulator, giving the protein MENFFDDLKIRLKEKGYKLTTQRRVILDVILDNQGKHLSPEEIYDSVRDRYPEIGLATVYRTLQLFEQLNIIYKLNFNDGCSRYELSSSSNDHQHHHLICLSCGKVLEVELDLLENLESEIEKQKKFRVIDHNVKFFGYCEDCK
- the mltG gene encoding endolytic transglycosylase MltG is translated as MTQTIENNKKRRKKPILLYFFIIMLIIVLVGIYGVKKYVDNQLKPIAIDNIKEVQVTIPKGSSSSKIAKILKDNNLIRNELVFRLFAKYEKMDNKFKAGKYVFNTGMTQEEIMGKLVEGGISKDAITFTIPEGFELKQIAERLHEMNLADKDTFLELASKVSNFSSEYEFLKEVPEELSLEGYLYPDTYEVYVDASEKDIIRKMLNRFDNLYTDEIKAKAKELNLDLNQVITLASIIEREGRAESEREIISAVFHNRIKAGMMLQSCATVQYILGERKPVLSTEDTLIDSPYNTYINTGLPPGPIASPGIKSIEAAVNPADVNYMYFVFNEDEEGTHTFSVTYEEHKKAKNRIRKK
- a CDS encoding QueT transporter family protein, yielding MKSTKHLSKAGMIAALYVILVIIEIPLGQLAYGPIQVRFAEALVLLPLVEVAAIPGVFVGCIISNLILTFTSGFGLIDVIGGSLVTLVSAYLTSKMPNKILGILPPVILNALIVSLWVSSFFPEMSYWVVAAGIGLGELVAVGLFGNVVLYAYSRMKKSGYDKF